From the genome of Quadrisphaera sp. RL12-1S, one region includes:
- a CDS encoding Gfo/Idh/MocA family protein yields MTSTDSPALPTAPITIGLIGGGGIATAHLRGYAAAADRIRVAAVADAVEATARARGEELGVPSFTDYLQMIASAEVDAVDICLPHHLHADAIVAAARAGKHVLCEKPLCLTPQEARRAQAAVAEAGVTLMCAHNQLFLPAVATAKAVIESGALGRIYEVRTTDSFFNDFDPSNMGWRAHAATSGGGELIDTGYHPTYLMLHLAGGVPVEVTAMLSTHRLSFMEGEDSAQVLVRFDNGVVGQLVTSWAYEAAPGTERFSVVGELGSLTSDGTSLRYDLRDGTSRTEEFEPVDTFSAEISAFADCLLTGTRPIHTEAEGVAVLGTILAAYEAARERRVAEVIRA; encoded by the coding sequence ATGACCAGCACCGACAGCCCAGCCCTCCCGACCGCACCGATCACGATCGGGCTCATCGGCGGCGGTGGCATCGCCACCGCGCACCTGCGCGGCTACGCGGCCGCGGCGGACCGGATCCGCGTGGCGGCCGTCGCCGACGCCGTCGAGGCGACCGCCCGCGCCCGCGGCGAGGAGCTCGGCGTCCCCTCCTTCACGGACTACCTGCAGATGATCGCGTCGGCCGAGGTCGACGCCGTGGACATCTGCCTGCCGCACCACCTGCACGCCGACGCGATCGTCGCCGCGGCGCGCGCGGGCAAGCACGTGCTGTGCGAGAAGCCGCTCTGCCTGACCCCGCAGGAGGCGCGGCGCGCGCAGGCCGCCGTGGCCGAGGCGGGCGTGACGCTCATGTGCGCGCACAACCAGCTCTTCCTGCCCGCGGTGGCCACGGCGAAGGCGGTCATCGAGTCGGGTGCGCTGGGGCGCATCTACGAGGTGCGCACCACCGACAGCTTCTTCAACGACTTCGACCCGTCGAACATGGGCTGGCGCGCCCACGCCGCCACCAGCGGCGGCGGCGAGCTCATCGACACCGGCTACCACCCGACCTACCTCATGCTCCACCTCGCCGGCGGCGTGCCCGTGGAGGTGACGGCGATGCTGTCCACCCACCGGCTGTCGTTCATGGAGGGCGAGGACTCCGCCCAGGTGCTCGTGCGCTTCGACAACGGCGTGGTCGGGCAGCTGGTCACCAGCTGGGCCTACGAGGCGGCGCCCGGCACGGAGCGGTTCTCCGTGGTCGGCGAGCTCGGGTCGCTGACCTCGGACGGGACGTCGCTGCGCTACGACCTGCGCGACGGGACGAGCAGGACCGAGGAGTTCGAGCCGGTGGACACCTTCTCGGCGGAGATCTCCGCCTTCGCCGACTGCCTGCTCACCGGGACCCGACCGATCCACACCGAGGCCGAGGGCGTCGCGGTGCTCGGCACCATCCTCGCGGCCTACGAGGCGGCCCGGGAGCGCCGCGTCGCCGAGGTCATCCGCGCCTGA
- a CDS encoding YbaK/EbsC family protein gives MSTERVQAFLDEHLPGTRVIEPEVDTPTVQAAADALGVEPGQIAKTLALRAGDRVVLVVARGDARLDNAKFKAAFGAKPRMLPGEEAHAVTGQPVGGVSPFGHLEPLEVHCDESLRAFDVVYPAGGSRRSAVPLTPAQLGALTGDRWVDVTRPPQPSP, from the coding sequence GTGAGCACCGAGCGCGTGCAGGCCTTCCTCGACGAGCACCTGCCCGGGACCCGGGTCATCGAGCCCGAGGTCGACACCCCCACCGTGCAGGCGGCGGCCGACGCGCTCGGGGTCGAGCCGGGGCAGATCGCCAAGACGCTGGCGCTGCGCGCCGGTGACCGGGTGGTGCTCGTGGTGGCACGCGGCGACGCACGGCTCGACAACGCCAAGTTCAAGGCCGCCTTCGGTGCCAAGCCGCGCATGCTGCCCGGCGAGGAGGCCCACGCGGTGACCGGCCAGCCCGTGGGCGGCGTCAGCCCGTTCGGTCACCTGGAGCCGCTGGAGGTGCACTGCGACGAGTCGCTGCGGGCCTTCGACGTGGTCTACCCCGCCGGGGGCAGCCGCCGCTCGGCGGTGCCGCTGACGCCGGCGCAGCTCGGCGCGCTCACCGGTGACCGGTGGGTGGACGTGACGCGGCCGCCGCAGCCCAGTCCGTGA
- a CDS encoding ArsR/SmtB family transcription factor, protein MSAQTWDLPHRRVATEAEAKALASAVRLRILRMCLDTPMTNAAIAERLGLNAATALHHVRTLVGTGFLEPMPSTRGRRGARSVPYRATGKSWQLDEQRSARAMVEAFTQTLPVLLGDGTEEAPADPDLRVARLGLRLDAEGRAELEQRLDALLDEFAQRPGAADATPLSLFVALHRDPDRD, encoded by the coding sequence GTGAGCGCTCAGACCTGGGACCTCCCGCACCGACGCGTCGCCACCGAGGCGGAGGCCAAGGCCCTGGCCTCGGCCGTGCGGCTGCGGATCCTGCGGATGTGCCTGGACACCCCCATGACCAACGCCGCGATCGCCGAGCGCCTGGGGCTCAACGCCGCCACCGCCCTGCACCACGTGCGGACGCTGGTGGGCACCGGCTTCCTCGAGCCGATGCCCTCCACCCGCGGCCGCCGCGGCGCCCGCTCGGTGCCGTACCGCGCCACCGGGAAGTCGTGGCAGCTGGACGAGCAGCGCTCCGCCCGCGCCATGGTCGAGGCGTTCACGCAGACCCTGCCGGTGCTGCTCGGCGACGGCACCGAGGAGGCCCCGGCCGACCCCGACCTGCGCGTCGCCCGCCTCGGGCTGCGGCTGGACGCCGAGGGTCGCGCCGAGCTGGAGCAGCGCCTGGACGCGCTGCTCGACGAGTTCGCCCAGCGTCCCGGGGCGGCTGACGCCACACCGCTGTCGCTGTTCGTCGCCCTGCACCGCGACCCCGACCGCGACTAG
- a CDS encoding MFS transporter, which translates to MDLVDRTDPVAPGLLRAPEGRDFRRLWAGDSVSQGATQVGDLVVPLLAVTVLAATPLQMGVLSAAQSAAFLLLGLPAGAWVDRWSKRRVLLLGNLVRAVALAVLPLAWWAGVLSLPLVVAVAFVVGVATLFFDVAYQSYLPSLVRADRLGEGNSLLQVSASVAQVGGPAVGGWLARLLGAPLAVAVSAVAFAASSGLLSRISHVEPPPDRSARRSLRAEVAEGLSFVVHQPLLRRIVATTSLSNLGGSASSALLVLYAVRQLGLSEGQVGTALGIGAAGALLGALTVQRVVRAVGEGRTIALSLLPGIAAGALLPLAAPLVSRGSLDDDGAVALLAVSGAVIGVSVVLYNVAQVTYRQRITPAPLLGRMNASVRFLVWGTMPIGALLGGALGERVGLVPMLWTALAVEALGVLPVLLSPLLRSGPAAAPEAPADGGSAEP; encoded by the coding sequence ATGGACCTCGTGGACCGCACAGACCCCGTGGCCCCCGGCCTGCTGCGCGCGCCCGAGGGCCGCGACTTCCGCCGCCTGTGGGCCGGCGACTCCGTCTCCCAGGGCGCCACGCAGGTGGGCGACCTCGTCGTCCCCCTGCTCGCCGTGACGGTGCTGGCCGCGACCCCGCTGCAGATGGGCGTGCTCTCCGCGGCGCAGTCGGCGGCGTTCCTGCTGCTCGGGCTGCCGGCGGGCGCGTGGGTGGACCGCTGGTCCAAGCGCCGCGTGCTCCTGCTCGGCAACCTCGTGCGGGCCGTGGCCCTCGCCGTCCTGCCGCTGGCCTGGTGGGCGGGGGTGCTGTCGCTGCCGCTGGTGGTGGCGGTGGCGTTCGTGGTGGGGGTGGCGACGCTGTTCTTCGACGTCGCCTACCAGAGCTACCTGCCCTCGCTCGTGCGCGCTGATCGGCTCGGGGAGGGCAACTCGCTGCTGCAGGTCTCGGCGTCGGTGGCGCAGGTCGGGGGTCCGGCGGTCGGCGGGTGGCTGGCGCGGCTGCTCGGGGCTCCGCTCGCGGTGGCGGTCTCGGCGGTGGCGTTCGCCGCCTCCAGCGGGCTGCTCTCGCGCATCTCCCACGTCGAGCCACCGCCGGACCGCTCCGCGCGCCGGTCGCTGCGGGCGGAGGTGGCCGAGGGCCTGTCGTTCGTGGTCCACCAGCCGCTGCTGCGCCGGATCGTCGCCACGACGAGCCTGTCCAACCTCGGCGGCAGCGCCTCGTCGGCGCTGCTGGTCCTCTACGCGGTGCGCCAGCTCGGCCTGTCGGAGGGGCAGGTCGGCACCGCGCTCGGCATCGGCGCCGCGGGCGCGCTGCTCGGTGCGCTGACGGTGCAGCGCGTGGTGCGCGCCGTCGGCGAGGGCCGCACCATCGCGCTGTCCCTGCTGCCGGGGATCGCGGCCGGTGCGCTGCTGCCGCTGGCCGCACCGCTGGTGTCCCGCGGCTCGCTCGACGACGACGGCGCGGTCGCCCTCCTCGCCGTCTCCGGCGCCGTCATCGGCGTGAGCGTGGTGCTCTACAACGTGGCGCAGGTCACGTACCGGCAGCGCATCACGCCGGCGCCGCTGCTGGGGCGGATGAACGCGTCGGTGCGCTTCCTCGTGTGGGGGACCATGCCGATCGGTGCGCTGCTGGGCGGCGCGCTCGGCGAGCGGGTGGGGCTGGTGCCCATGCTGTGGACGGCGCTGGCGGTGGAGGCGCTCGGGGTGCTGCCGGTGCTGCTCAGCCCCCTGCTGCGCTCCGGCCCCGCCGCCGCCCCCGAGGCCCCCGCCGACGGCGGCTCCGCGGAGCCCTGA
- a CDS encoding phosphotransferase, with amino-acid sequence MRGEGGGRAQWSDLPGGLRVAVAGELGSPVVRAVTQVGGFSPGSADRVVTASGRRAFVKALDGERHPGSVDLHRREARVLGALPAGLPVPALLGLVERDGWVALVIEDVDGECPALPWRLPAVESALDALAAVARAEIPAALREALPRAEVDLEHDDAGFERLLADPWPDLSRVDPWAAQRLEELAVLARRGNRALAGESLAHGDVRADNLLQRDDGSVVVVDWPHAVIGSPVFDAVALLLNVRLSGSDVDADALLAERFPGREGEVTAVLAADAAYFTDAARLPPVPGLPVLRAFQAAQARAALAWLRERC; translated from the coding sequence GTGAGGGGCGAGGGCGGCGGCCGGGCGCAGTGGTCCGACCTGCCGGGAGGGCTGCGCGTCGCCGTCGCCGGCGAGCTCGGATCGCCGGTGGTGCGGGCGGTGACGCAGGTGGGCGGGTTCTCACCCGGCTCCGCCGACCGCGTGGTGACCGCATCGGGGCGACGCGCCTTCGTCAAGGCGCTCGACGGCGAGCGCCACCCGGGGTCGGTGGACCTGCACCGCCGCGAGGCGCGCGTGCTCGGCGCGCTCCCCGCGGGCCTGCCGGTGCCAGCGCTGCTGGGGCTCGTCGAGCGGGACGGGTGGGTGGCCCTGGTCATCGAGGACGTCGACGGCGAGTGCCCCGCCCTGCCCTGGCGGCTGCCCGCCGTCGAGTCCGCGCTGGACGCGCTGGCGGCGGTGGCCCGCGCCGAGATCCCCGCTGCGCTGCGCGAGGCGCTGCCCCGCGCGGAGGTCGACCTGGAGCACGACGACGCCGGCTTCGAGCGGCTCCTCGCCGACCCCTGGCCTGACCTGTCGCGCGTCGACCCCTGGGCCGCGCAGCGGCTCGAGGAGCTCGCGGTGCTCGCTCGCCGCGGCAACCGGGCGCTGGCCGGGGAGTCGCTGGCGCACGGCGACGTGCGCGCCGACAACCTCCTGCAGCGCGACGACGGGTCAGTGGTGGTGGTCGACTGGCCGCACGCCGTCATCGGGTCGCCGGTCTTCGACGCGGTGGCGCTGCTGCTCAACGTGCGGCTGTCGGGCAGTGACGTGGACGCCGACGCACTGCTCGCCGAGCGCTTCCCCGGGAGGGAGGGCGAGGTGACCGCTGTGCTCGCCGCCGACGCCGCGTACTTCACCGACGCGGCCCGGCTCCCACCGGTGCCCGGCCTGCCCGTGCTGCGGGCGTTCCAGGCGGCGCAGGCCCGGGCGGCGCTGGCGTGGCTGCGCGAGCGCTGCTGA
- a CDS encoding glycoside hydrolase family 32 protein, whose product MKRPLLHLTPTTGWMNDPNGLAQFGGVHHVFFQHNPEAPTFGVMRWGHATSPDLVHWTEHPTALSPRPGGPDAGGCWSGCAVDLPGGREAVLYTGVQPPGGGGPQRAVALRAVADDDSLVTWHPDDAPVVSDWPDLDPPLTDWRDHAVLRTRDPGGQLHWRQVVAAGTAGHDGAAKLLSYATTDPELREWEYEGVLLDAAGAGLDAHVFECPDVFAPAGDGPGDLDGEELVVVLSWYSKDADAELHHSSGAVWLTGRLEQPAGAPPRFVPQRRGVLDLGSRFYAPQSYTTADGGRRIAFGWLRTQDDPASAGRTSVGAQSLPRRWRVVGGRLQQAPVAEISDLAGDVVVETDGLSGPAVLPEPAQAVVINLAVDDDAALPASTLVLVSPEGHRTVVDLSAFGRSTTDRLVDGTWTPEEPRVRWADVYVDTGIVEVFTSDGRAAASSDLAATAVAAVEVTGRARASVRVLTP is encoded by the coding sequence GTGAAGCGGCCCCTCCTGCACCTGACGCCGACGACCGGGTGGATGAACGACCCGAACGGCCTGGCGCAGTTCGGCGGCGTGCACCACGTCTTCTTCCAGCACAACCCCGAGGCGCCGACGTTCGGCGTCATGCGGTGGGGCCACGCCACCAGCCCCGACCTCGTCCACTGGACCGAGCACCCCACGGCGCTCTCGCCGCGGCCCGGCGGCCCGGACGCGGGCGGCTGCTGGTCCGGCTGCGCGGTGGACCTGCCGGGTGGCCGCGAGGCGGTGCTCTACACCGGGGTGCAGCCGCCCGGGGGCGGTGGCCCGCAGCGCGCGGTGGCGCTGCGGGCCGTCGCCGACGACGATTCGCTGGTCACCTGGCACCCCGACGACGCGCCGGTGGTCTCCGACTGGCCCGACCTCGACCCGCCGCTGACCGACTGGCGCGACCACGCCGTGCTGCGCACCCGCGACCCCGGCGGGCAGCTGCACTGGAGGCAGGTGGTGGCCGCCGGGACCGCCGGGCACGACGGCGCGGCGAAGCTGCTCTCCTACGCCACCACCGACCCCGAGCTGCGGGAGTGGGAGTACGAGGGCGTCCTCCTCGACGCCGCCGGTGCGGGCCTGGACGCGCACGTCTTCGAGTGCCCGGACGTCTTCGCCCCGGCCGGGGACGGCCCCGGCGACCTGGACGGCGAGGAGCTGGTGGTGGTGCTGTCCTGGTACTCCAAGGACGCCGACGCGGAGCTGCACCACTCCTCTGGAGCGGTGTGGCTGACCGGCCGGCTGGAGCAGCCCGCAGGCGCACCGCCCCGCTTCGTCCCCCAGCGCCGCGGCGTGCTGGACCTCGGCTCCCGCTTCTACGCGCCGCAGTCGTACACGACCGCCGACGGCGGCCGGCGCATCGCCTTCGGCTGGCTGCGCACCCAGGACGACCCGGCCAGCGCCGGCCGCACCAGCGTGGGCGCGCAGTCGCTGCCCCGGCGCTGGCGCGTGGTGGGCGGCCGGCTCCAGCAGGCGCCGGTGGCGGAGATCAGCGACCTCGCCGGTGACGTGGTCGTCGAGACCGACGGGCTCAGCGGGCCGGCGGTGCTGCCCGAGCCGGCGCAGGCGGTGGTCATCAACCTCGCGGTGGACGACGACGCGGCCCTGCCTGCCAGCACCCTGGTGCTCGTCTCGCCGGAGGGGCACCGCACGGTGGTGGACCTGTCGGCGTTCGGGCGCTCCACCACCGACCGGCTCGTAGACGGCACCTGGACGCCGGAGGAGCCGCGCGTGCGGTGGGCCGACGTCTACGTCGACACGGGCATCGTCGAGGTGTTCACCAGCGACGGGCGCGCCGCGGCCAGCAGCGACCTCGCGGCGACGGCGGTGGCCGCCGTCGAGGTCACCGGCCGGGCGCGCGCGTCGGTGCGGGTGCTGACCCCCTGA
- a CDS encoding MFS transporter → MATPALDAQQAPTTPLHPQHPARGAGWREWGGLGVLVLAVVLLAVDATVLALAVPALTADLRASSTQVLWIGDVYSLALAGLLVTMGNVADRIGRKRLLLLGTAAFGLASLGAALSPSPEVLIAARALLGVAGATLMPSTLSLIRSTFTAPRQRTLAIALWSAGASGGAALGPLVGGALLEHFWWGSVFLINLPVVAVLLVAGAWLLRESRNPVPGPLDLPSVLLSLVGLVAVVYGVKHLAHDGLDAVVALSLVVGAAGLVAFVRRQRRLEHPLIDVDLFRRRAFSGAVAVNFASVFPLMGLLFFFSQYLQLARGSSPLQAGLQETPLMLSAIGAIAVIGVLLPRLGAGRTAAVGLLAAALGLALLAAAESAPSYLWLALTLVPIGLGVGLSQTVAVDAVVSAVPSDRAGAASSISETAYELAAALGIAVLGSLLGVVYRAGLDLPAGTDPAVAAAAGDSLAGARAAGADGAAFDAAREAFVHAMQVTSLSAAALTAVAAVIAWRMIPARLSAAAH, encoded by the coding sequence ATGGCCACGCCGGCGCTCGACGCGCAGCAGGCACCGACCACCCCCCTGCACCCGCAGCACCCCGCGCGGGGAGCCGGCTGGCGCGAGTGGGGCGGGCTGGGCGTGCTCGTGCTCGCCGTCGTCCTGCTCGCCGTGGACGCCACCGTGCTGGCGCTCGCGGTCCCCGCGCTCACCGCCGACCTGCGCGCCAGCTCCACCCAGGTGCTGTGGATCGGCGACGTCTACTCCCTCGCCCTCGCCGGGCTGCTCGTCACCATGGGCAACGTGGCGGACCGGATCGGCCGCAAGCGCCTGCTGCTCCTCGGGACCGCCGCGTTCGGGCTGGCCTCGCTCGGGGCGGCCCTGTCGCCGTCGCCCGAGGTGCTCATCGCCGCGCGGGCGCTCCTCGGCGTGGCCGGTGCCACGCTCATGCCGTCCACGCTGTCGCTCATCCGCAGCACCTTCACCGCGCCGCGCCAGCGCACCCTCGCCATCGCCCTGTGGTCGGCGGGGGCCTCCGGCGGCGCCGCGCTCGGCCCCCTCGTGGGCGGTGCCCTGCTCGAGCACTTCTGGTGGGGCTCGGTGTTCCTCATCAACCTGCCCGTGGTCGCGGTGCTCCTCGTGGCCGGGGCGTGGCTGCTGCGCGAGTCCCGCAACCCGGTGCCGGGTCCGCTCGACCTGCCGTCGGTGCTGCTGTCGCTGGTGGGCCTGGTCGCCGTGGTCTACGGCGTGAAGCACCTCGCCCACGACGGCCTCGACGCCGTGGTGGCGCTGTCCCTGGTCGTCGGCGCGGCCGGCCTGGTGGCGTTCGTGCGCCGCCAGCGCCGGCTGGAGCACCCGCTCATCGACGTGGACCTGTTCCGCCGCCGGGCCTTCTCCGGCGCGGTGGCCGTGAACTTCGCCTCGGTGTTCCCGCTCATGGGCCTGCTGTTCTTCTTCTCGCAGTACCTGCAGCTGGCGCGCGGCTCCAGCCCGCTGCAGGCGGGCCTGCAGGAGACGCCGCTCATGCTCTCGGCGATCGGCGCCATCGCCGTCATCGGCGTGCTGCTCCCGCGCCTGGGCGCCGGGCGCACCGCCGCCGTCGGACTCCTCGCCGCCGCGCTCGGGCTGGCGCTGCTCGCGGCGGCCGAGAGCGCGCCGAGCTACCTGTGGCTGGCCCTGACGCTCGTGCCGATCGGCCTGGGCGTGGGCCTGAGCCAGACCGTGGCGGTCGACGCCGTGGTCAGCGCGGTGCCCTCCGACCGCGCCGGTGCCGCCTCGTCGATCTCCGAGACCGCCTACGAGCTGGCGGCCGCCCTGGGCATCGCGGTGCTCGGCTCGCTGCTGGGCGTGGTCTACCGGGCCGGGCTCGACCTGCCCGCCGGCACCGACCCCGCCGTGGCCGCCGCGGCTGGCGACTCCCTGGCGGGCGCGCGCGCCGCGGGCGCCGACGGCGCCGCCTTCGACGCCGCCCGCGAGGCGTTCGTCCACGCCATGCAGGTGACGTCGCTGAGCGCCGCGGCCCTCACCGCGGTGGCCGCGGTCATCGCGTGGCGGATGATCCCGGCGCGCCTGAGCGCCGCTGCCCACTGA
- a CDS encoding TetR/AcrR family transcriptional regulator has product MGRTTGRTAAETRQQVVRAAAEVVAERGGSAGLEEIASRASVTKGGLLYHFGSKESLLHAVAQQLLDDFTRDVETALTHEDDDEGRSGPAPGRLTRAYVRATLAAAADAERTRRATTLLVHLQTDPAVAAMMQADAEQWRERLLADGLDPLVATLAIAAADGICMAPLYGDAPLVEDRERVLAAVLDLTRR; this is encoded by the coding sequence ATGGGGCGCACCACGGGCAGGACCGCTGCCGAGACGCGGCAGCAGGTGGTCCGCGCCGCCGCCGAGGTGGTGGCCGAGCGCGGCGGCAGCGCCGGCCTGGAGGAGATCGCCTCGCGGGCCAGCGTCACCAAGGGCGGGCTGCTGTACCACTTCGGCAGCAAGGAGTCGCTCCTGCACGCGGTGGCGCAGCAGCTGCTGGACGACTTCACCCGCGACGTCGAGACCGCCCTGACCCACGAGGATGACGACGAGGGCCGCTCCGGCCCGGCGCCGGGCCGGCTGACCCGCGCCTACGTGCGCGCCACGCTCGCCGCCGCGGCTGACGCCGAGCGCACCCGCCGCGCCACCACGCTGCTCGTGCACCTGCAGACCGACCCGGCGGTCGCCGCGATGATGCAGGCCGACGCCGAGCAGTGGCGCGAGCGCCTCCTGGCGGACGGGCTGGACCCGCTGGTGGCCACGCTGGCGATCGCCGCAGCGGACGGCATCTGCATGGCGCCGCTGTACGGCGACGCCCCGCTCGTGGAGGACCGCGAGCGCGTGCTGGCCGCCGTCCTGGACCTCACCCGCCGCTGA
- a CDS encoding 2'-5' RNA ligase family protein, which yields MVLTPSPEAPAPTLTGVVVLVSEADAVVRRHRDHLDGSAAWGVPAHVTVLFPFAAPQDLDDGALTALAGAVASVPAFEAAFTRTAWFGEDVLWLAPEPAGPFVALTRAVASAFPQHQPYGGAFDGSAPHLTVGEARLRGRAALREAERAVLPLLPVSTHVTCAHLLAGTTGPASWRVVRELPLGR from the coding sequence GTGGTGCTGACGCCGTCGCCGGAGGCTCCTGCTCCGACGCTGACCGGCGTCGTCGTCCTGGTCTCCGAGGCGGACGCCGTGGTGCGCCGGCACCGGGACCACCTCGACGGCTCCGCGGCGTGGGGCGTCCCCGCGCACGTGACGGTGCTCTTCCCCTTCGCCGCGCCGCAGGACCTCGACGACGGCGCGCTGACGGCGCTGGCCGGGGCCGTCGCCTCCGTCCCGGCGTTCGAGGCCGCGTTCACGCGAACCGCCTGGTTCGGCGAGGACGTGCTGTGGCTCGCCCCCGAGCCCGCCGGGCCCTTCGTGGCGCTGACCCGGGCCGTGGCGTCCGCCTTCCCCCAGCACCAGCCGTACGGCGGCGCGTTCGACGGCTCCGCCCCGCACCTGACGGTCGGCGAGGCGCGCCTGCGGGGACGGGCGGCGCTGCGGGAGGCCGAGCGCGCCGTCCTCCCGCTGCTCCCGGTGAGCACGCACGTGACCTGCGCGCACCTCCTCGCCGGGACGACCGGGCCGGCCTCCTGGCGCGTGGTCCGCGAGCTGCCGCTCGGTCGCTGA
- a CDS encoding HAD-IA family hydrolase — protein sequence MPTPPPPARAVLFDADGVLVDSHAGYRQVWDRWSELHGLDPDAVHAATHGRRVLDTLADVAPHLDARAEVVRLGQLVDDDPDAFSLYPAVPALLAQLHPQRWAVVTSGDDHRVVDRLRAGGAPVPDVVVGGASVTRGKPDPEGYLLAARLLGVAPADCVVVEDAPAGVGAGRAAGMPVIALTTSNPASALADADLVVGSLADAAPHLLAWVRAQAPAW from the coding sequence GTGCCGACACCGCCGCCACCTGCCCGCGCCGTGCTCTTCGACGCCGACGGCGTGCTGGTCGACTCCCACGCCGGCTACCGCCAGGTGTGGGACCGCTGGTCGGAGCTGCACGGGCTGGACCCGGACGCCGTCCACGCGGCCACCCACGGCCGCCGGGTGCTCGACACCCTCGCCGACGTGGCACCCCACCTCGACGCCCGCGCCGAGGTGGTCCGGCTCGGACAGCTCGTCGACGACGACCCCGACGCGTTCTCGCTCTACCCCGCCGTCCCCGCGCTGCTGGCGCAGCTGCACCCGCAGCGCTGGGCGGTGGTCACCTCCGGCGACGACCACCGCGTCGTCGACCGCCTCCGCGCCGGGGGAGCGCCGGTGCCCGACGTCGTCGTCGGCGGGGCTTCTGTCACCCGGGGCAAGCCGGACCCGGAGGGCTACCTCCTCGCCGCCCGGCTGCTGGGCGTCGCGCCCGCCGACTGCGTGGTGGTGGAGGACGCGCCCGCCGGCGTCGGGGCGGGGCGCGCGGCAGGCATGCCGGTCATCGCCCTGACCACGTCGAACCCGGCCTCGGCCCTCGCGGACGCCGACCTCGTGGTCGGCTCCCTCGCGGACGCCGCCCCGCACCTGCTGGCGTGGGTGCGGGCGCAGGCGCCCGCCTGGTAG
- a CDS encoding pyridoxamine 5'-phosphate oxidase family protein: protein MAHHEDRSAPTDQVAKVSKLVAGERQAMLTTTAPDGTLISRPMAVQEAEFGGDLWFFAEASSRKVSHLAHDPQVNVTFSSSDSWVSLTGRGSVVRDPAKKRELWNAVVEAWFPDGKDDDGIVLLKVDGESAEYWDTPGGRVATALSFAKAKLTGKQYSGGENAKVDLP from the coding sequence ATGGCTCACCACGAGGACCGCTCCGCCCCGACGGACCAGGTCGCGAAGGTCTCGAAGCTCGTCGCCGGCGAGCGGCAGGCGATGCTCACCACCACCGCTCCCGACGGCACGCTCATCAGCCGGCCGATGGCCGTGCAGGAGGCGGAGTTCGGCGGGGACCTGTGGTTCTTCGCCGAGGCGTCCTCCCGCAAGGTCTCGCACCTCGCCCACGACCCGCAGGTCAACGTCACCTTCTCCAGCTCCGACAGCTGGGTGTCGCTGACCGGCCGCGGCTCGGTGGTGCGCGACCCCGCGAAGAAGCGCGAGCTGTGGAACGCCGTGGTGGAGGCGTGGTTCCCGGACGGGAAGGACGACGACGGCATCGTCCTGCTCAAGGTCGACGGCGAGTCGGCGGAGTACTGGGACACCCCCGGCGGCCGCGTCGCGACGGCGCTCAGCTTCGCCAAGGCCAAGCTCACGGGGAAGCAGTACTCCGGCGGGGAGAACGCGAAGGTCGACCTCCCCTGA
- a CDS encoding Pr6Pr family membrane protein, with the protein MFRVCHAVIAALVVVALVVDVSVTVAGGPGFVAVDGSPLGLAGRLANLFSYFTILSNVLVLATSALFALRSEPSGALFRVLHLDALLSIVATGVVYAVLLAATEHPTGWSVVSNTIFHDVVPVAFPLAWLVFGPRPRLTWRLVALAFAWPVAWLVYTFVRGALTGWYPYGFLDATQLGFWGALLGALQVFVSAVVLAVVVKLLDSRLPALARSSSRPTAH; encoded by the coding sequence GTGTTCCGCGTCTGTCACGCCGTCATCGCGGCGCTCGTAGTGGTCGCTCTCGTGGTGGACGTGTCGGTGACCGTGGCCGGCGGCCCCGGCTTCGTCGCTGTCGACGGGAGCCCGCTGGGCCTGGCCGGCAGGCTGGCCAACCTCTTCTCGTACTTCACCATCCTCAGCAACGTCCTCGTGCTGGCCACCTCGGCGCTGTTCGCGCTGCGCTCCGAGCCGTCCGGCGCCCTGTTCCGGGTGCTGCACCTGGACGCGCTGCTGAGCATCGTGGCCACGGGCGTGGTGTACGCGGTGCTGCTCGCAGCCACCGAGCACCCCACGGGCTGGTCCGTGGTGTCCAACACGATCTTCCACGACGTGGTGCCGGTGGCGTTCCCGCTGGCGTGGCTGGTGTTCGGGCCCCGGCCGCGGCTCACCTGGCGCCTGGTGGCGCTGGCGTTCGCGTGGCCGGTGGCGTGGCTGGTCTACACGTTCGTGCGGGGTGCTCTGACGGGCTGGTACCCCTACGGGTTCCTGGACGCCACCCAGCTGGGGTTCTGGGGCGCGCTGCTGGGAGCCCTGCAGGTCTTCGTGAGCGCGGTGGTGCTCGCCGTGGTGGTCAAGCTGCTCGACTCCCGCCTGCCCGCCCTCGCGCGGAGCAGCAGCCGCCCCACCGCGCACTGA